In one window of Thermus aquaticus DNA:
- the acnA gene encoding aconitate hydratase AcnA: protein MKDSFQTLKTLSAAGKTYGYHDLTELERKGLAEVSRLPFSIRVMLESLLRNEDGYQVTQEDILALAKWQPEPGEINVPLKLARVILQDFTGVPAVVDLAAMRDAVARRGGDPERINPVVPADLVIDHSVQVDAFGTAYAFFYNVEKEYERNRERYLLLKWGQQALKNFRVVPPGTGIVHQVNLEYLAQVVMTEKRDGLTLAFPDSLVGTDSHTTMVNGLGVLGWGVGGIEAEAVMLGQPYYMLAPKVVGFKLYGELPEGATATDLVLTVTEILRKHGVVGKFVEFYGPGVAKLPLADRATIANMAPEYGATMGFFPVDEETLNYLRLTGRPEELVALVEAYTKAVSLFRTPEAEAKIRYSEHLELDLSTVEPSLAGPKRPQDRVPLKEAKKSFLLHLTKPVKERGFGLSEDQLGKKVLVKRQDEEFELAHGSVVIAAITSCTNTSNPSVMLGAGLLAKKAVEAGLDTKPWVKTSLAPGSKVVTDYLEASGLLPFLEALRFHVVGYGCTTCIGNSGPLPEDIAKAVEEGDLVVAAVLSGNRNFEGRINPHVRANYLASPMLVVAYALAGRMDIDLATEPLGFDPNGKPVYLKDIWPSMEEIQEAIRKTLDPELFKKEYSRVFEGDERWQALPAPTGTLYAWDPESTYIQNPPFFEDLGQRKVEDIKGARVLLVLGDSVTTDHISPAGAIPVKSPAGQYLLSKGVKPEEFNSYGSRRGNHEVMVRGTFANIRIKNLMLDGIEGGYAKKLPEGDVDFVYNVAMRYKAEGTPLIVIAGKEYGTGSSRDWAAKGTYLLGIKAVLAESYERIHRSNLVGMGVLPLEFLPGENRETLGLTGYEVYDILGLTDLYPRKRVDVVARREDGSEVRFQAIARLDTPVEVDYYKNGGILQTVLLNMLKEARAQ, encoded by the coding sequence ATGAAGGACAGCTTTCAGACCCTGAAGACCCTGAGCGCGGCCGGCAAGACCTACGGCTACCACGACCTCACGGAGCTGGAGCGGAAGGGCCTGGCGGAGGTGAGCCGCCTCCCCTTCTCCATCCGGGTCATGCTGGAAAGCCTCCTGAGAAACGAGGACGGCTACCAGGTGACCCAGGAGGACATCCTGGCCCTGGCAAAGTGGCAACCGGAGCCCGGGGAGATCAACGTGCCCCTGAAGCTGGCCCGGGTCATCCTCCAGGACTTCACCGGGGTGCCGGCGGTGGTGGACCTGGCCGCCATGCGGGACGCCGTGGCCCGGCGGGGCGGCGACCCGGAGCGCATCAACCCCGTGGTCCCCGCTGACTTGGTCATTGACCACTCCGTGCAGGTGGACGCCTTCGGCACCGCCTACGCCTTCTTCTACAACGTGGAGAAGGAGTACGAAAGGAACCGGGAGCGCTACCTCCTCCTCAAGTGGGGGCAGCAGGCCCTCAAGAACTTCCGGGTGGTCCCCCCGGGCACGGGCATCGTCCACCAGGTGAACCTGGAGTACCTGGCCCAGGTGGTCATGACCGAGAAGCGGGACGGCCTCACCTTAGCCTTCCCCGACAGCCTGGTGGGCACCGACAGCCACACCACCATGGTGAACGGCCTGGGGGTCTTGGGCTGGGGCGTGGGCGGCATTGAGGCGGAGGCGGTGATGCTGGGCCAGCCCTACTACATGCTGGCCCCCAAGGTGGTGGGCTTCAAGCTCTACGGGGAGCTTCCCGAGGGGGCCACGGCCACCGACCTGGTCCTCACGGTGACCGAGATCCTGCGCAAGCACGGGGTGGTGGGCAAGTTCGTGGAGTTCTACGGCCCCGGGGTGGCCAAGCTCCCCCTGGCGGACCGGGCCACCATCGCCAACATGGCCCCCGAGTACGGGGCCACCATGGGCTTCTTCCCCGTGGACGAGGAGACCCTGAACTACCTCCGCCTCACCGGGCGGCCAGAAGAGCTGGTGGCCCTGGTGGAGGCCTACACCAAGGCCGTGAGCCTCTTCCGCACCCCCGAGGCCGAGGCGAAGATCCGCTACTCCGAGCACCTGGAGCTGGACCTTTCCACGGTGGAGCCCTCCCTGGCCGGCCCCAAGCGCCCCCAGGACCGCGTTCCCCTCAAGGAGGCCAAGAAGAGCTTCCTCCTCCACCTCACCAAGCCGGTGAAGGAGCGGGGCTTTGGCCTCTCGGAGGACCAGCTGGGAAAAAAGGTGCTGGTCAAAAGGCAGGACGAGGAGTTTGAGCTGGCCCACGGCTCCGTGGTCATCGCCGCCATCACCTCCTGCACCAACACCTCCAACCCCTCGGTGATGCTGGGGGCGGGGCTACTGGCCAAGAAGGCGGTGGAGGCGGGCCTGGACACCAAGCCCTGGGTCAAGACCTCCCTGGCCCCGGGCTCCAAGGTGGTGACCGACTACCTGGAGGCCTCCGGGCTTCTGCCCTTCCTCGAGGCCCTGCGCTTCCACGTGGTGGGCTACGGGTGCACCACCTGCATCGGCAACTCCGGCCCCCTGCCCGAGGACATCGCCAAGGCGGTGGAGGAAGGGGACCTGGTGGTGGCCGCCGTCCTCTCGGGGAACCGCAACTTTGAGGGGCGCATCAACCCCCACGTCCGGGCCAACTACCTGGCGAGCCCCATGCTGGTGGTGGCCTACGCCCTGGCCGGCCGCATGGACATTGACCTGGCCACCGAACCCCTGGGCTTTGACCCCAACGGCAAGCCCGTCTACCTGAAGGACATCTGGCCCTCCATGGAGGAGATCCAGGAGGCCATCCGCAAGACCCTGGACCCGGAGCTCTTCAAGAAGGAGTACAGCCGGGTCTTTGAGGGGGACGAGCGCTGGCAGGCCCTCCCCGCCCCCACCGGCACCCTCTACGCCTGGGACCCGGAGAGCACCTACATCCAGAACCCGCCCTTCTTTGAGGACCTGGGCCAGAGGAAGGTGGAGGACATCAAGGGAGCGCGGGTCCTCCTGGTGCTGGGAGACTCCGTGACCACGGACCACATCTCCCCCGCCGGGGCCATCCCGGTCAAGAGCCCTGCCGGCCAGTACCTTCTCAGCAAGGGCGTGAAGCCCGAGGAGTTCAACTCCTACGGCTCCCGACGCGGCAACCACGAGGTGATGGTGCGGGGCACCTTCGCCAACATCCGCATCAAGAACCTCATGCTGGACGGTATTGAAGGGGGCTATGCCAAGAAGCTCCCCGAGGGGGACGTGGACTTCGTCTACAACGTGGCCATGCGCTACAAGGCGGAGGGGACGCCCCTCATCGTCATCGCCGGCAAGGAGTACGGCACGGGCTCCAGCCGGGACTGGGCCGCCAAGGGCACCTACCTCCTGGGCATCAAGGCGGTCCTGGCGGAGAGCTACGAGCGCATCCACCGCTCCAACCTGGTGGGCATGGGGGTCCTGCCCCTGGAGTTCCTGCCCGGGGAGAACCGGGAGACCCTGGGCCTCACCGGCTACGAGGTCTATGACATCCTGGGCCTCACCGACCTCTACCCCAGGAAGCGGGTGGACGTGGTGGCCAGGCGGGAAGACGGCTCCGAGGTCCGCTTCCAGGCCATCGCCCGCCTGGACACCCCGGTGGAGGTGGACTACTACAAGAACGGGGGCATCCTCCAGACCGTCCTCCTCAACATGCTGAAGGAGGCCCGGGCCCAGTAA
- the atpD gene encoding V-type ATP synthase subunit D: MSQVSPTRMNLLQRRGQLRLAQKGVDLLKKKRDALVAEFFGLVREALEARKALNQAAKEAYAALLLAQAFDGPEAVAGASLGVPPVEGVEAEVENVWGSKVPRLKATFPEVLLSPVGTPAYTLEAQKAFRRYAEALVQVANTETRLKKIGEEIKKTTRRVNALEQVVIPGIRGQIRFIQQVLEQREREDTFRLKRIKGKIEAREAEEGGRPNPHLEIGAGL; the protein is encoded by the coding sequence ATGAGCCAGGTCAGTCCCACCCGGATGAACCTTCTGCAAAGGCGGGGGCAGCTCCGCCTGGCGCAGAAGGGGGTGGACCTCTTAAAGAAGAAGCGGGACGCCCTGGTGGCCGAGTTCTTCGGCCTGGTGCGGGAGGCCTTGGAGGCCAGGAAGGCCCTGAACCAGGCCGCCAAGGAGGCCTACGCCGCCCTGCTTCTGGCCCAGGCCTTTGACGGCCCCGAGGCGGTGGCCGGGGCCAGCCTGGGCGTCCCCCCGGTGGAGGGGGTGGAGGCGGAGGTGGAAAACGTCTGGGGAAGCAAGGTGCCTAGGCTCAAGGCCACCTTCCCCGAGGTCCTTCTTTCCCCCGTGGGCACCCCCGCCTACACCCTCGAGGCCCAGAAGGCCTTCCGCCGCTACGCCGAGGCTTTGGTCCAGGTGGCCAACACCGAGACCCGCCTCAAGAAGATCGGCGAGGAGATCAAGAAGACCACCCGGCGGGTGAACGCCCTGGAGCAGGTGGTGATTCCGGGGATTAGGGGGCAGATCCGCTTCATCCAGCAGGTCCTGGAGCAGAGGGAAAGGGAGGACACCTTCCGCCTCAAGCGCATCAAGGGCAAGATTGAGGCCCGGGAGGCGGAGGAAGGAGGCCGCCCGAACCCCCACCTGGAGATCGGGGCCGGGCTTTAA
- a CDS encoding V-type ATP synthase subunit B, translating into MDLLKKEYTGVTYISGPLLFVENAKDLAYGAIVDIKDGTGRVRGGQVIEVSEEYAVIQVFEETTGLDLATTSVSLVEDVARLGVSKEMLGRRFNGIGKPIDGLPPITPEKRLPIVGLPLNPVARRKPEEFIQTGISTIDVMNTLVRGQKLPIFSGSGLPANEIAAQIARQATVRPDLSGEGEKEEPFAVVFAAMGITQRELSYFIQEFERTGALSRSVLFLNKADDPTIERILTPRMALTVAEYLAFEHDYHVLVILTDMTNYCEALREIGASREEIPGRRGYPGYMYTDLATIYERAGVVQGKKGSVTQIPILSMPDDDRTHPIPDLTGYITEGQIQLSRELHRKGIYPPIDPLPSLSRLMNNGVGKGKTREDHKQVSDQLYSAYANGVDIRKLVAIIGEDALTENDRRYLQFADAFEKHFINQGQQNRSIEESLQIAWALLSMLPQGELKRISRDHIGKYYGQKLEEIWGAPQALD; encoded by the coding sequence ATGGACCTCTTGAAGAAGGAGTACACCGGCGTCACCTACATCTCGGGGCCCCTGCTCTTCGTGGAGAACGCCAAGGACCTGGCCTACGGGGCCATCGTGGACATCAAGGACGGCACCGGGCGCGTCCGCGGCGGGCAGGTCATTGAGGTCTCCGAGGAGTACGCCGTCATCCAGGTGTTTGAGGAGACCACGGGCCTGGACCTGGCCACCACCAGCGTCAGCCTGGTGGAGGACGTGGCCCGGCTTGGGGTTTCCAAGGAGATGCTGGGGCGGCGCTTCAACGGCATCGGTAAGCCCATTGACGGCCTTCCCCCCATCACCCCGGAGAAGCGCCTGCCCATCGTGGGCCTGCCCCTGAACCCCGTGGCCCGCAGGAAGCCGGAGGAGTTCATCCAGACGGGCATCTCCACCATTGACGTCATGAACACCCTGGTGCGGGGGCAGAAGCTCCCCATCTTCTCCGGCTCGGGCCTCCCCGCCAACGAGATCGCCGCCCAGATCGCCCGCCAGGCCACGGTGCGCCCCGACCTCTCCGGGGAGGGAGAGAAGGAGGAGCCCTTCGCCGTGGTCTTCGCCGCCATGGGCATCACCCAGCGGGAGCTCTCCTACTTCATCCAGGAGTTTGAGCGCACGGGGGCCCTTAGCCGCTCGGTCCTCTTCCTCAACAAGGCCGACGACCCCACCATTGAAAGGATCCTCACCCCCCGCATGGCCCTCACCGTGGCCGAGTACCTGGCCTTTGAGCATGACTACCACGTCCTGGTCATCCTCACCGACATGACCAACTACTGCGAGGCCCTGCGGGAGATCGGGGCCAGCCGCGAGGAGATCCCCGGCCGCCGCGGCTACCCCGGCTACATGTACACCGACCTGGCCACCATCTACGAGCGGGCCGGGGTGGTGCAGGGCAAGAAGGGCTCGGTGACCCAGATCCCCATCCTCTCCATGCCCGACGACGACCGCACCCACCCCATCCCCGACCTCACGGGCTACATCACCGAGGGGCAGATCCAGCTCTCCCGGGAGCTGCACCGCAAGGGCATCTACCCGCCCATTGACCCCCTGCCCTCCCTCTCCCGGCTCATGAACAACGGCGTGGGCAAGGGCAAGACCCGGGAGGACCACAAGCAGGTCTCCGACCAGCTCTACTCCGCCTACGCCAACGGCGTGGACATCCGCAAGCTGGTGGCCATCATCGGCGAGGATGCCCTCACGGAGAACGACCGCCGCTACCTGCAGTTCGCCGATGCCTTTGAGAAGCACTTCATCAACCAGGGCCAGCAGAACCGCTCCATTGAGGAGAGCTTGCAGATCGCCTGGGCCCTCCTCTCCATGCTTCCCCAGGGCGAGCTCAAGCGGATCTCTAGGGACCACATCGGCAAGTACTACGGGCAGAAGCTGGAGGAGATCTGGGGCGCGCCCCAGGCCCTGGACTAA
- a CDS encoding V-type ATP synthase subunit A — MIQGVIQKIAGPAVIAKGMLGARMYDICKVGHEGLVGEIIRLDGDTAFVQVYEDTSGLKVGEPVVSTGLPLAVELGPGMLNGIYDGIQRPLERIREKTGIYITRGVVVHALDRERKWAWTPVVKPGDEVKGGMVLGTVPEFNFTHKILVPPDVKGRVKEVKPAGEYTVEEPVVVLEDGTELKMYHTWPVRRARPIQRKLDPNTPFLTGMRILDVLFPVAMGGTAAIPGPFGSGKTVTQQSLAKWSNADVVVYVGCGERGNEMTDVLVEFPELTDPKTGGPLMHRTVLIANTSNMPVAAREASIYVGVTIAEYFRDQGFAVALMADSTSRWAEALREISSRLEEMPAEEGYPPYLAARLAAFYERSGKVITLGGEEGAVTIVGAVSPPGGDMSEPVTQSTLRIVGAFWRLDASLAFRRHFPAINWNGSYSLFTGALDPWYRQNVAPDYPELRDAISELLQREAGLQEIVQLVGPDALQDAERLVIEVGRIIREDFLQQNAYHEIDAYCSMRKAYGIMKMILTLYKEAEAAIRRGVSIDEILALPVIERIGRARYVSEEEFPRYFEEAMREIEGAFRALA; from the coding sequence ATGATCCAAGGGGTGATCCAGAAGATCGCGGGCCCGGCGGTGATCGCCAAGGGAATGCTGGGGGCCCGCATGTACGACATCTGCAAGGTGGGCCACGAGGGCCTGGTGGGGGAGATCATCCGCCTGGACGGGGACACGGCCTTCGTCCAGGTCTACGAGGACACCTCGGGCCTCAAGGTGGGGGAGCCCGTGGTCTCCACCGGGCTTCCCTTAGCGGTGGAGCTGGGCCCCGGGATGCTCAACGGCATCTACGACGGCATCCAGCGTCCCCTGGAGCGCATCCGGGAGAAGACCGGCATCTACATCACCCGGGGCGTGGTGGTCCACGCCCTGGACCGGGAGCGGAAGTGGGCCTGGACCCCTGTGGTGAAACCCGGGGATGAGGTCAAGGGGGGCATGGTCCTGGGCACCGTCCCCGAGTTCAACTTCACCCACAAGATCCTGGTGCCCCCGGACGTGAAGGGCCGGGTCAAGGAGGTGAAGCCCGCCGGGGAGTACACGGTGGAGGAGCCGGTGGTGGTCCTGGAGGACGGCACCGAGCTCAAGATGTACCACACCTGGCCCGTGCGCCGGGCCAGGCCCATCCAGCGGAAGCTGGACCCCAACACCCCCTTCCTGACGGGGATGCGGATCCTGGACGTCCTCTTCCCCGTGGCCATGGGGGGGACGGCGGCCATCCCGGGGCCCTTTGGCAGCGGTAAGACCGTGACCCAGCAGTCTTTGGCCAAGTGGTCCAACGCCGATGTGGTGGTCTACGTGGGGTGCGGGGAGCGGGGCAACGAGATGACGGACGTTTTGGTGGAGTTCCCCGAGCTCACCGACCCCAAGACCGGGGGGCCCCTCATGCACCGCACGGTGCTCATCGCCAACACCTCCAACATGCCCGTGGCCGCCCGCGAGGCCAGCATCTACGTGGGGGTGACCATCGCCGAGTACTTCCGCGACCAGGGCTTCGCCGTGGCCCTCATGGCCGACTCCACCAGCCGCTGGGCCGAGGCCCTGCGCGAGATCTCTAGCCGCCTCGAGGAGATGCCCGCCGAAGAGGGCTACCCCCCCTACCTGGCGGCCCGCCTCGCCGCCTTCTACGAGCGCTCCGGCAAGGTCATCACCCTGGGGGGCGAGGAGGGGGCGGTGACCATCGTGGGGGCGGTCTCCCCTCCGGGCGGCGACATGTCCGAGCCCGTGACCCAGTCCACCCTGCGCATCGTGGGGGCCTTCTGGCGGCTGGACGCCTCCTTGGCCTTCCGCCGCCACTTCCCGGCCATTAACTGGAACGGCTCCTATAGCCTCTTCACCGGGGCCCTGGACCCCTGGTACCGCCAGAACGTGGCCCCCGACTACCCCGAGCTCCGGGACGCCATCTCCGAGCTCCTCCAGAGGGAAGCGGGCCTCCAGGAGATCGTCCAGCTGGTGGGGCCCGACGCCCTGCAGGACGCCGAGCGCCTGGTCATTGAGGTGGGCCGCATCATCCGGGAGGACTTCCTCCAGCAAAACGCCTACCACGAGATTGACGCCTACTGCTCCATGAGGAAGGCCTACGGCATCATGAAGATGATCCTCACCCTCTACAAGGAGGCGGAGGCGGCCATCCGCCGCGGGGTCTCCATAGACGAGATCCTGGCCCTCCCGGTCATTGAGCGCATTGGCCGGGCCCGCTACGTGAGCGAGGAGGAGTTCCCCCGCTACTTTGAGGAGGCCATGAGGGAGATTGAGGGGGCCTTCAGGGCCCTGGCCTGA
- a CDS encoding V-type ATP synthase subunit F: MAVIADPESAQGFRLSGLEAHAARTAEEARAKLEELVQKGGYALVAVDGGLLPEPEKAVERLMRGKDLPVLLPIAGLKEAFQNPDVEGYMRELVRRTIGFDIKL, encoded by the coding sequence ATCGCCGTGATCGCCGATCCCGAGTCCGCCCAGGGGTTCAGGCTTTCGGGCCTCGAGGCCCACGCCGCCCGCACCGCTGAGGAGGCCAGGGCCAAGCTGGAGGAGCTTGTGCAAAAGGGCGGGTACGCCCTGGTGGCCGTGGACGGAGGCCTCCTCCCCGAGCCCGAGAAGGCGGTGGAGCGGCTTATGCGGGGGAAGGACCTCCCCGTCCTGCTCCCCATAGCGGGCCTAAAGGAGGCCTTCCAGAACCCCGACGTGGAAGGGTACATGCGGGAACTGGTGCGCAGGACCATCGGCTTTGACATCAAGCTGTAG
- a CDS encoding V-type ATPase subunit — MADDFGYLNARVRARRGTLLKESFFQEALDLSFPDFLRLLSESAYGQDLAGQGLSEVDRAIAQAQARLVGDLPRLVTGEAREAVRFLLLRQDLANLQALLRAKATGRPFEEVPLLPGTIKEELWRQAYEAQDLAGMAQVLSVPGHPLARALRAVLRETQDPARVEALLAKRFFEDVAKGAKVLEEPALRDYLSLEVDAENLRTAFKLMGQEANPEALFIRGGRFVDRLRFARLLEGDYAALDELSGTPLAGLSGVRELKELERRLRCLLLKEARKGTADPLGAGLVLAYVKEREWEAMRLRLLARRAYFGLPKELVEEEVTCA; from the coding sequence ATGGCGGACGACTTCGGCTACCTGAACGCCCGGGTGCGGGCCAGGCGGGGCACCCTCCTCAAGGAGAGCTTCTTCCAGGAGGCCCTGGACCTCTCTTTCCCCGACTTCCTCCGCCTCCTCTCGGAGAGCGCCTACGGCCAGGACCTGGCCGGGCAGGGGCTTTCCGAGGTGGACCGGGCCATCGCCCAGGCCCAGGCCAGGCTGGTGGGGGACCTTCCCCGCTTGGTGACCGGGGAGGCCAGGGAGGCGGTGCGTTTTCTCCTCCTGCGCCAGGACCTCGCCAACCTTCAGGCCCTCCTAAGGGCCAAGGCCACGGGCCGCCCCTTTGAGGAGGTTCCCCTCCTTCCCGGCACCATCAAGGAGGAGCTCTGGCGGCAGGCCTACGAGGCCCAGGACCTGGCGGGGATGGCCCAGGTCCTCTCCGTGCCCGGCCACCCCCTGGCCAGGGCCCTGAGGGCCGTTTTGCGGGAGACCCAGGACCCGGCCCGGGTGGAGGCCCTTCTCGCCAAGCGCTTCTTTGAGGACGTGGCCAAGGGGGCCAAGGTCCTTGAGGAGCCCGCCCTTCGGGACTACCTCTCCCTGGAGGTGGACGCCGAGAACCTAAGGACCGCCTTCAAGCTCATGGGGCAGGAGGCGAACCCCGAGGCCCTCTTCATCCGCGGGGGGCGTTTCGTGGACCGCCTCCGCTTCGCCCGCCTCCTGGAGGGGGACTACGCCGCCTTGGACGAGCTTTCCGGCACCCCCTTGGCGGGGCTTTCCGGGGTGCGGGAGCTGAAGGAGCTGGAAAGGAGGCTCCGCTGCCTTCTCCTTAAGGAAGCCAGGAAGGGGACCGCCGATCCCCTGGGGGCGGGGCTGGTGCTGGCCTACGTGAAGGAGCGGGAGTGGGAGGCCATGCGCCTTAGGCTTCTCGCCCGGCGGGCCTACTTTGGCCTGCCCAAGGAGCTGGTGGAGGAGGAGGTGACCTGCGCATGA
- a CDS encoding ATP synthase subunit E, with translation MSKLEAILSQEVEAEIQAILSEARAKAEGLKAEAEARAKALLEGKRRALEAAFQAALRRSESAGELLLSTARAQAKGEVLSELKAKALEALKALPHKPEWPEVVRKLALEALSALAEPEALATHPENLPHLEALAQERGLKLLPDPALRLGVRAVGQGGKTQVENALESRLERAWDALSSKVAQALWG, from the coding sequence ATGTCCAAACTGGAAGCCATTCTGAGCCAGGAGGTGGAGGCGGAGATCCAGGCCATCCTCTCCGAGGCCAGGGCCAAGGCGGAGGGCCTGAAGGCCGAGGCCGAGGCCAGGGCCAAGGCCCTGCTGGAAGGGAAAAGGCGGGCTCTGGAGGCCGCTTTCCAGGCCGCCCTACGCCGGTCGGAGAGCGCCGGGGAGCTCCTCCTCTCCACCGCCCGGGCCCAGGCCAAGGGGGAGGTGCTCTCCGAGCTCAAGGCCAAGGCCCTCGAGGCCCTGAAGGCCCTTCCCCATAAGCCCGAGTGGCCCGAGGTGGTGCGGAAGCTGGCCTTGGAGGCCCTCTCCGCCCTGGCGGAGCCCGAGGCCCTGGCCACGCACCCGGAGAACCTGCCCCACCTCGAGGCCCTGGCCCAGGAGCGGGGGCTCAAGCTCTTGCCCGATCCCGCCCTGCGCCTGGGGGTGCGGGCCGTGGGCCAGGGGGGCAAGACCCAGGTGGAAAACGCCCTGGAAAGCCGCCTGGAAAGGGCCTGGGACGCCCTCTCCTCCAAGGTGGCCCAGGCGCTTTGGGGCTAG
- a CDS encoding F0F1 ATP synthase subunit C — translation MKKLLVLVLVAVFGALALAAEEAAASGGLDRGLIAVGMGLAVGLAALGTGVAQARIGAAGVGAIAEDRGNFGTALIFLLLPETLVIFGLLIAFILNGKL, via the coding sequence ATGAAGAAGCTTCTGGTTTTGGTTCTGGTGGCGGTTTTCGGCGCTCTGGCGTTGGCGGCGGAGGAGGCGGCGGCCTCCGGGGGCCTTGACCGGGGCCTCATCGCCGTGGGCATGGGCCTGGCCGTGGGCCTAGCCGCTTTGGGCACGGGCGTGGCCCAGGCCCGCATCGGTGCGGCGGGCGTGGGGGCCATCGCCGAGGACCGGGGCAACTTCGGTACGGCCCTGATCTTCCTCCTCCTGCCCGAGACCCTGGTGATCTTCGGCCTGCTCATCGCCTTCATCCTGAACGGCAAGCTCTAA
- a CDS encoding V-type ATP synthase subunit I produces MIAPMEKLVLAGPKGRAKELLQSLQQAGVVHLETLRVEALSEYRLSPEEREELRRWEGVAAGAEHTLALLGQEPEPARPFPEGLEAAERALAPIQGHAEGLTRQRQELEEELSLAQAYLEPLEKLSGMAHGLDESPFFRVMPFLLTEKELPLVEESLKKALEDRFLLATEPYSKGLAALLVVHRRDQEAAKAALSRAGMAELRLPWDLPLSQAAKKLKERAEAAPRELSEVRQALFKLAQEAASTLRSLWTRAKDEVARLKALEELASGRFGFGLLGYVPVKAKPKVEEALARHQGQVVYAFEPVDEHHEADRIPVTLDNPPWVRPFELLVSFLNTPRYGSIDPTPVVPIFFPFWFGMIVGDIGYALLFYLVGRWLSGYVKRNEPLVIGLFALKLKPPVLSKLVYILNWMVFWTVVWGLIYGEFFGTFLEHLGVFATPEHPGLIPILIHRIDTAKTANLLILLSVAFGVVLVFAGFVLRAYLGLKHRHMGHFWEGVGYLGGLLGILALAASYLGNLQAGWLSALMYLGFAVFLLAVVTSRNWLMVPEIFTQAGHILSHIRIYAVGAAGGILAGLLTDVGFAIADKLGLVGVLLGIVVAGLLHLLILLLTTLGHMLQPIRLIWVEFFTKFGFYEENGRPYRPFKSVRETH; encoded by the coding sequence GGAAGGGGTGGCCGCCGGGGCCGAGCACACCCTGGCCCTCCTGGGCCAGGAGCCCGAGCCGGCAAGGCCTTTCCCCGAGGGCCTCGAGGCGGCCGAGAGGGCCCTCGCCCCCATCCAGGGCCACGCCGAGGGCCTCACCCGCCAGCGCCAGGAGCTGGAAGAGGAGCTTTCCCTGGCCCAGGCCTACCTGGAGCCCCTGGAGAAGCTTTCCGGGATGGCCCACGGCCTGGACGAAAGCCCCTTCTTCCGGGTCATGCCCTTCCTCCTCACGGAGAAGGAGCTCCCCCTGGTGGAGGAGTCCCTGAAAAAGGCCCTGGAGGACCGCTTCCTCCTGGCCACGGAGCCCTACAGCAAGGGGCTCGCCGCCCTCCTCGTGGTCCACCGCCGGGACCAGGAGGCGGCCAAGGCGGCCCTTTCCCGGGCGGGGATGGCCGAACTCCGGCTTCCTTGGGACCTTCCCCTTTCCCAGGCGGCCAAGAAGCTCAAGGAGCGGGCCGAGGCCGCCCCTAGGGAGCTATCCGAGGTGCGGCAGGCCCTCTTCAAGCTGGCCCAGGAGGCCGCCTCCACCCTGCGGAGCCTCTGGACCCGGGCCAAGGACGAGGTGGCCCGGCTCAAGGCCCTGGAGGAGCTGGCCTCGGGCCGCTTCGGCTTCGGCCTTCTGGGCTACGTCCCGGTGAAGGCCAAGCCCAAGGTGGAGGAGGCCCTGGCCCGCCACCAGGGCCAGGTGGTCTACGCCTTTGAGCCCGTGGACGAGCACCACGAGGCCGACCGCATCCCCGTGACCCTGGACAACCCCCCCTGGGTCAGGCCCTTTGAGCTTCTGGTGAGCTTCCTCAACACCCCCAGGTACGGCAGCATTGACCCCACCCCGGTGGTCCCCATCTTCTTCCCCTTCTGGTTCGGGATGATCGTGGGGGACATCGGCTACGCCCTCCTCTTCTACCTGGTGGGGCGGTGGCTTTCCGGCTACGTGAAGCGGAACGAGCCCCTGGTCATCGGCCTCTTCGCTCTCAAGCTGAAGCCCCCGGTTCTTTCCAAGCTGGTCTACATCCTGAACTGGATGGTCTTCTGGACCGTGGTCTGGGGCCTCATCTACGGGGAGTTCTTCGGCACCTTCCTGGAGCACCTAGGGGTCTTCGCCACCCCCGAGCACCCGGGCCTCATCCCCATCCTCATCCACCGCATTGACACCGCCAAGACGGCCAACCTCCTCATCCTCCTCTCCGTGGCCTTCGGCGTGGTCCTGGTCTTCGCCGGCTTCGTCCTTCGGGCTTACCTGGGCCTCAAGCACCGGCATATGGGCCACTTCTGGGAGGGCGTGGGCTACCTGGGAGGCCTCTTGGGCATCCTGGCCCTGGCCGCCTCCTACCTGGGGAACCTGCAGGCGGGGTGGCTTTCCGCCCTCATGTACCTGGGCTTTGCGGTCTTCTTGCTGGCCGTGGTCACGAGCCGCAACTGGCTCATGGTTCCGGAGATCTTCACCCAGGCGGGGCACATCCTCTCCCACATCCGTATCTACGCCGTGGGGGCCGCCGGAGGGATTCTGGCGGGGCTTCTCACCGACGTGGGCTTCGCCATAGCGGATAAACTCGGGCTTGTGGGCGTGCTCCTGGGCATCGTGGTGGCGGGGCTTTTGCACCTCCTCATCCTCCTCCTCACCACCTTAGGGCACATGCTCCAGCCCATCCGTCTCATCTGGGTGGAGTTCTTCACCAAGTTCGGCTTCTACGAGGAGAACGGCAGGCCTTACCGGCCGTTCAAAAGCGTCCGCGAGACGCACTAG